One region of Vanessa cardui chromosome 20, ilVanCard2.1, whole genome shotgun sequence genomic DNA includes:
- the LOC124538597 gene encoding protein ZDS2: MSTRSGKRIHSSIEEPVVENMVQLKNERNTRSKQQKTGNVLPLTEKKRKHYVRYPSEEEVTTADHGNIEITVKNTRKSRRHTLKEQNKIASDCEPIIDVKAERSTRRTKKNSEKNELDSVELTLIKEVTEEKKKGKKKKAAKVSNTDENIENVPEVDIKINTKKKTNKKKNKKKSNSLIVTDVTENVNKKLNKSNASIDSFHSAAGSPVINTVHNSSNNKNCVLNESPKNRKAKRNVHDQESSMNVSVDTPNKRRKLTVETTSHQTNGSVKNSPTEELLSESDRSRCSVVNEVEGIDNNTFDKDNSVSALHKSLETSSKKKSNKKASCDKVDKNSTFEIDNSNKELSSTNKPKLSDKRPSLNNTFDGSFKRDATRTSIITGNGLNLNATFNRDNCNQLDASKINDGVNDVTHSGSKKKRKSSIKNSTYDKINEPPLTLNATFDKDILKNSSITNSVNRESKSSIDSFDDNKTQSLNSTYDKNSKAKNSISCLNATFDKPASLDSTFDKSLKKDSIDQSKMRPTAKSSLLSSDATDNSLNVTDDNSHVSINSDDSKLENIVNTTPVLVESSMDESKEESTDNPMDTEVINNTPRRESTSSEENKISPSHKADMRSEIKSITPSKKNGVVSMSPKQTSLVESHTSTPKKKVLPETKLATTPLKREGTFTKDSPDVKSNKLSKEMTPRRMSLPSPGCTPHPGSKNSLKKSVLNVTRSIEKSRRSSIADVAPRLTRVMFCSPVNNPAVVTQMKGKIIKSNLKGSNKSFVFDESVSELSRPARKRSYTQTEAEAERPSPARSVERSARTRTASAAGRLQEAKGERRTKLPNFAALHQKQFERMESLDDWQRRRGQRARLLATPPARAAPATPAEKEKNVSQSDTSTKKVETPKLKQPTAVPGFTKFGFKLNLDVNPFSIPSKSTEVKPKDKKPLKRQATLPSLAGATALRRDLAKQTIMREKTFAEKKHVHRDETRTVIKGVRTNRRFELQMKMRNINN; this comes from the exons ATGTCAACGAGATCAGGAAAAC gaATTCATAGTTCTATAGAAGAGCCTGTTGTAGAAAACATGGTTCAATTAAAAAACGAAAGAAACACTCGTAGTAAACAGCAGAAGACGGGTAATGTTTTGCCGCTCACTGAGAAAAAAAGGAAACATTATGTGAGATATCCTTCCGAAGAAGAAGTAACTACTGCTGATCATGGAAACATTGAAATTACCGTCAAAAATACACGCAAATCCAGAAGACATACACTCAAAGAGCAAAATAAAATAGCTAGTGACTGTGAGCCAATAATTGACGTGAAAGCAGAGCGTTCGACTCGTAGGACGaaaaaaaatagtgaaaaaaATGAATTGGATAGCGTAGAGCTGACACTAATAAAAGAAGTCACAGAAGAGAAGAAAAAAGGGAAAAAGAAAAAAGCAGCTAAAGTCTCGAATACAGACgagaatattgaaaatgtaCCTGAAGTAGACATAAAGATCAATACTAAGAAGAAAACTAACaagaaaaagaataaaaagaaatcaaacTCTCTTATTGTGACAGATGTTACCGAAAATGTTAATAAGAAGTTAAACAAAAGCAATGCCTCCATTGATTCATTTCACAGCGCTGCTGGCAGCCCTGTTATAAATACCGTTCACAAttcttctaataataaaaattgtgtgTTAAATGAATCACCGAAAAACAGGAAAGCTAAAAGAAATGTTCATGATCAAGAATCGAGTATGAATGTTTCAGTAGATACAccaaataaaagaagaaaactTACTGTAGAAACCACAAGTCACCAGACAAATGGTTCGGTAAAAAATAGTCCGACTGAGGAACTATTGAGTGAATCAGATAGATCACGATGCAGTGTCGTAAATGAAGTAGAGGGCATAGATAATAACACATTCGATAAAGACAATTCAGTTTCAGCATTACACAAAAGCCTCGAAACAAGTTCTaagaaaaaatcaaacaaaaaggCAAGTTGTGACAAAGTTGATAAAAATAGTACGTTTGAAATTGACAACAGTAATAAAGAACTCTCGTCTACTAATAAACCTAAACTTAGTGATAAAAGACCATCTCTCAATAACACATTTGACGGCAGTTTTAAACGAGACGCAACGAGAACTTCAATCATAACCGGTAatggattaaatttaaatgcaacTTTCAATAGGGATAATTGTAACCAATTGGATGCCAGTAAAATAAATGATGGTGTAAATGACGTAACACACAGTGGCTccaaaaagaaaagaaagtcaagtattaaaaattcaacatATGATAAAATCAATGAACCACCACTCACACTAAATGCTACATTTGACAAGGATATCTTAAAGAACTCTTCAATAACGAATTCTGTAAATAGAGAGTCTAAGTCGTCGATAGATTCATTCGATGACAACAAAACGCAAAGCCTGAATAGTACTTATGATAAAAACTCCAAAGCCAAAAACTCCATAAGCTGCTTGAATGCCACTTTTGATAAACCAGCCAGCCTAGACTCAACGTTTGATAAAAGTTTAAAGAAAGATTCAATCGACCAATCAAAAATGCGCCCCACAGCAAAGTCTTCTCTATTAAGCTCTGACGCAACAGATAACTCTCTAAACGTAACTGATGACAATTCCCATGTTAGCATAAACAGTGatgattcaaaattagaaaatatCGTAAACACCACACCGGTATTAGTAGAAAGTAGCATGGATGAGTCAAAAGAGGAATCTACTGACAATCCTATGGACACTGAGGTCATAAATAATACACCAAGAAGAGAATCAACATCTTCAGAGGAAAATAAAATCTCTCCATCACACAAAGCAGATATGAGGTcagaaattaaatcaattacacCGTCGAAGAAAAATGGAGTGGTATCAATGTCTCCTAAACAAACAAGTTTAGTAGAATCTCATACATCAACACCTAAGAAAAAAGTGTTGCCGGAGACTAAATTAGCCACAACACCACTGAAGAGGGAAGGAACATTCACAAAAGACAGTCCAGATGTAAAGTCAAACAAATTGAGCAAAGAGATGACACCGAGACGGATGTCTCTGCCGTCGCCCGGCTGCACTCCACATCCAGGTTCCAAAAACTCACTAAAGAAGAGTGTTTTAAATGTTACTCGGTCAATCGAAAAGTCAAGAAGATCATCAATAGCTGATGTGGCACCGAGATTGACTAGAGTGATGTTCTGCAGCCCCGTCAATAACCCAGCTGTCGTTACGCAAATGAAGGGGAAAATAATTAAGTCAAATTTGAAGGGATCAAATAAAAGCTTTGTATTTGATGAAAGTG TGTCTGAGTTATCCCGGCCGGCGCGCAAGCGCTCGTACACGCAGACCGAGGCGGAGGCCGAGCGCCCGTCGCCCGCGCGCTCCGTCGAGCGCTCCGCCCGCACGCGCACCGCCAGCGCCGCAG GTCGGCTGCAGGAGGCGAAGGGCGAGCGGCGCACGAAGCTGCCGAACTTCGCGGCGCTGCACCAGAAGCAGTTCGAGCGCATGGAGTCGCTGGACGACTGGCAGCGCCGCCGCGGACAGCGCGCGCGCCTGCTCGCCACGCCccccgcgcgcgccgcccccGCCACACCCGCCG aaaaggaaaaaaatgtatCACAATCCGATACGTCGACAAAGAAAGTTGAGACGCCGAAATTAAAGCAACCGACAGCGGTTCCAGGGTTCACCAAGTTCGGTTTCAAGTTGAACCTCGACGTCAATCCCTTCAGCATCCCATCCAAGAGCACGGAAGTCAAACCCAAGGATAAGAAACCGCTGAAGAGGCAAGCCACGCTGCCCTCGCTCGCCGGCGCCACCGCGCTGCGCCGGGACCTCGCCAAGCAGACCATCATGAGGGAGAAGACCTTCGCCGAGAAGAAACACGTGCACAGGGACGAGACCAGAACCGTGATCAAGGGCGTGCGGACCAACAGACGGTTCGAACTACAGATGAAGATgcgaaatattaacaattaa
- the LOC124538258 gene encoding uncharacterized protein LOC124538258, which yields MEHSIKRNRGLWTLQQLEAAMAAVKDGVMSQRAAAKHYSIPRRTLVNHLKSGKVEKQIGRRTIMTKQQENDLASRIKRLASIGFPLTPKLLRHQAFVFCESNNIPNNFNKSTKRAGKDWLKLFLKRHTEISKRKVQILNPGRAQKLNKAIVMQHFQEYKKIYEQLDIANNPQRLYNMDEKGCRLTIHNQPLVLAQKGSKRVHMVAQEHAENVTIAACVNALGNAIPPMILFKGKRMKPEYNDNLPSGSLVKMAPKGSMTTSLFVDFIHHLGKFKSDGQCLLIFDGASCHLDYSIVDAADKENIILYCLPSNTTHELQPLDKSVNKSFEHHWDEEVLTFTYQHPEKKITKARFNSIFSRVWSKCMTHDIIVNGFKSTGLYPFYPEAIPSEAYAPSVLTERHCQQENVIPRCDSPIPGPSGINKSHTKLRPQPDSSDSDATLCENQSPSSPSLLQPDLSQPHIEIIGVKKRLVSYSTTDSDSPDPGNHNTNTEIRRPVIYSSDTDSSSVELTKMLNEPGTKSFFGIYSSSTDNENENSATKQDRTPIKQITARHVKATKSLRPVTSDENSEDDVPLRKLQERKKSFQELIPTPNFAIVKQNPKRKAINYKAQIVTKNLFEERQTHKEKNKKRERNISDTDIEKQRKSNLKEGHRRKVNIKDRSRRCEKGKKVKESKKKSKLSRDEIDTNDRWYCYACNTERLEDMRQCPLCQKWFHEACVGLTKEDTDFACPMCN from the coding sequence ATGGAACATTCCATTAAAAGAAATCGGGGTCTATGGACACTTCAACAGCTGGAGGCAGCTATGGCTGCTGTCAAAGACGGAGTCATGTCTCAACGTGCTGCTGCTAAACATTACTCTATACCCAGAAGAACATTGGTAAACCATCTGAAATCAGGCAAAGTGGAGAAACAGATAGGACGTCGCACAATTATGACGAAACAGCAAGAAAATGATCTAGCTTCAAGGATTAAGCGACTAGCATCCATAGGATTTCCTTTAACGCCTAAATTGTTACGCCACCAAGCCTTTGTTTTTTGCGAATCAAATAATATTccgaataatttcaataaatctaCGAAGCGAGCTGGCAAAGATTGGctcaaactatttttaaaaagacataCTGAGATATCAAAGCGCAAAGTTCAAATATTAAATCCCGGAAGAGCACAAAAACTTAACAAAGCAATTGTCATGCAACACTTTCAAGAGTACAAAAAAATTTACGAACAGCTAGATATTGCTAATAATCCACAGCGCCTTTACAATATGGACGAAAAAGGCTGCAGACTGACAATCCACAATCAACCTTTGGTTTTAGCTCAAAAAGGGTCAAAAAGAGTGCACATGGTGGCACAAGAACATGCCGAAAACGTTACGATAGCCGCTTGTGTAAATGCATTGGGTAACGCAATTCCCCCAATGATACTATTTAAGGGGAAAAGGATGAAGCCCGAGTACAACGACAATTTGCCTTCAGGATCGTTGGTAAAAATGGCACCAAAAGGAAGCATGACTACGTCACTATTTGTTGACTTCATCCATCACCTGGGTAAGTTTAAATCGGATGGTCAATGTTTGCTCATTTTCGATGGTGCTTCGTGCCATTTAGATTACAGCATTGTTGATGCGGCAGACAAGGAAAATATTATACTGTATTGTTTGCCTTCAAACACTACTCATGAACTTCAGCCTCTAGATAAAAGCGTGAACAAATCGTTTGAGCATCATTGGGACGAAGAGGTTTTAACATTTACGTATCAACatcctgaaaaaaaaattacaaaagccCGTTTCAATTCAATATTCAGCAGGGTTTGGTCGAAGTGCATGACGCATGATATCATAGTAAACGGCTTTAAATCTACTGGTTTGTATCCGTTCTATCCAGAGGCGATACCATCAGAAGCCTATGCTCCTTCTGTTCTTACTGAGAGGCATTGTCAACAGGAAAATGTTATCCCCCGATGCGATTCACCAATTCCAGGTCCATCAGGTATTAATAAAAGTCACACAAAACTAAGACCTCAGCCTGATAGTTCTGATTCAGATGCCACTTTATGTGAGAATCAAAGTCCTAGCTCTCCATCCTTACTGCAACCGGATTTGTCTCAGCCACATATAGAAATTATCGGAGTCAAGAAAAGATTAGTGTCCTACAGTACAACTGATTCTGACTCACCTGATCCAGGGAATCACAATACTAATACTGAAATAAGAAGACCAGTTATTTATAGCTCTGATACAGACTCTTCTAGTGTTGAATTGACGAAAATGCTCAATGAACCCGGCACGAAGTCTTTCTTCGGCATATACTCGAGTTCAACAgacaatgaaaatgaaaattctgCAACTAAGCAAGATCGCACTCCCATCAAGCAGATAACTGCTAGGCAtgtaaaagctacgaagagctTAAGACCTGTCACAAGTGACGAAAATTCTGAAGATGATGTACCACTAAGAAAGTTACAAGAGAGAAAGAAATCATTTCAAGAGCTCATACCAACACCAAACTTTGCCATTGTCAAACAAAACCCAAAACGTAaagcaattaattacaaagctcagattgttactaaaaatttatttgaagaaaggCAAACTCATAAAGAGAAGAATAAGAAAAGAGAAAGAAATATAAGTGATACTGATATAGAGAAGCAACGGAAATCAAATCTGAAGGAGGGTCACCGGCGAAAAGTAAACATTAAGGATCGTTCTAGAAGGTGcgaaaaaggaaaaaaagtgAAAGAATCAAAGAAGAAAAGCAAATTAAGTAGAGATGAAATTGATACTAATGATAGATGGTACTGTTATGCATGTAATACAGAAAGATTAGAAGATATGCGACAGTGTCCATTATGCCAAAAGTGGTTTCATGAAGCATGCGTGGGACTTACTAAAGAAGATACGGATTTTGCTTGTCCAATGTGCAATTAG